In a genomic window of Pedobacter sp. KBS0701:
- a CDS encoding two-component regulator propeller domain-containing protein, which produces MPKYLSLLCSLLFITAGIKADQYDERLFSINEGLSNNSVRYMFQDHYGYMWFGTYDGLNRYDGSVVKVFRNRLKDDYSLPHNYIYCIAEDAENNIWVGTGQGVAIYNALSGKFSPAYYSSQRGDKPFKLTVAVNTIVRDSKDNLFIGTNGAGMFYKGKQDKYPYQIYNSDKNQPLTNANITSIAEGNQTHIWITVGGMGLYYFDLQRKKLVLVNAEPKLTNCMLAKENYLWAGTRDGLYQFSVMYGNKRPKVSSGKKLSNGNILSLLSDPGYKLWIGTEGRGLSILDLKTLRISQTKLTPHSATYTGGETIPYMYSDKDNRKWIARLNGGVVIIDSTKKYFQTFSNNPLIQNSLIHDYVSCLDEKVSGDIWVGTDGGGMSLYSTKTNSFTHFSHDPAKSNSLSSNLVTSILTDRKGNTWISTFGGGINRYNEKTRSFKRYHCMNNEGPESNYIWLIYQDHKGMIWATAVVDGGIYRLNAQNDQFELFDASLSDLNAIKEDSFHQLWAGTSYYLIKIDTRAKKHIYYPVGKPVRAIFEDRDKNLWLGTEGGGLILFDKVNGKIKAQFSDAEGLCNNSVLNILQDDKGYLWLSTYNGLSRFDPVRKTFNNYYNENGLSSNQFSYNAALRLKSGEMAFGSVKGFTLFNPKNFQANTTKLPAPYLSSVYVNNRMISATDEFVNHTSQERISEITVPYNDAVFSFAFSAIDFADRGTIKFAYHLEGGNNGWMETKAANPVTFLRLTDGKYILHVKRNNYIGEWGTDNRLLIINVLPPWYRSWLAYLSYVIVGSALIYAYNGYRVRQANLNYEIKTAHLNAQKEKELNEKKFAFFTNVSHEFRTPLTLIINPLKDYMRHHPGSGSKGGLDLVYQNAKRLLKLVDQLLLFRKVGGESEDLRISKLPFSEICKEVHNSFAGQAALKNLDYQFICPDTTVELYGDREKIQAILYNLISNAIKFTKPDGQIIMQLWEKEHIVELSLKDNGIGIDGDVKEKLFDRFYQVRENSAASGFGIGLYLVKQFMDQHCGQIFYESLTGNGTTFFLSFKKGKSHFGNFPISEDLPSEIYQAENPDKLIPPTLKTDPNLLLNAQDLILIVEDNQSIREYIQHIFKDDHLVITASSGKEGLEQAMQHLPDIIISDVLMEDGTGLELCTAIKNNPSLGHIPVILLTALSDAENRLKGTQCGADDYITKPFEKELLMARVKALIENRTKLQQYFYNEITFKKQNFKISPEYREFLSNCINIIERNIADESFNIKKFSQEIGMSHSGLYRKVKSISGQSIAGFIRFIRLRKSAELMVETNYSIKEIAWEVGINDIKYFRKQFSTLFGMNPSDYIKNYRNTPNK; this is translated from the coding sequence ATGCCAAAATACCTGTCGTTATTATGCTCTTTATTATTTATCACTGCGGGTATTAAAGCCGATCAATATGATGAGCGCCTGTTTAGCATAAATGAAGGACTATCCAATAATTCGGTAAGGTACATGTTTCAGGATCATTATGGTTACATGTGGTTTGGTACTTACGATGGACTGAACCGCTATGACGGGAGTGTTGTTAAGGTGTTTCGTAATCGCCTTAAAGATGATTATTCACTTCCTCATAATTATATTTATTGTATTGCCGAAGATGCAGAAAATAACATCTGGGTTGGCACGGGGCAAGGTGTGGCCATATATAATGCGTTGAGTGGAAAATTTTCGCCGGCATATTACTCATCTCAGCGAGGAGACAAACCTTTCAAATTAACGGTTGCAGTGAATACCATAGTGCGCGACTCAAAGGATAATTTATTTATTGGGACAAATGGGGCCGGTATGTTTTACAAAGGCAAACAAGACAAATATCCTTACCAGATATACAATAGTGATAAAAACCAGCCACTTACCAATGCGAATATCACCAGTATAGCAGAAGGGAATCAAACCCACATCTGGATTACCGTAGGCGGGATGGGACTATATTATTTTGATCTTCAGCGAAAAAAACTGGTTTTGGTAAATGCCGAGCCGAAACTTACCAATTGTATGCTGGCGAAGGAAAATTATTTATGGGCTGGAACCAGAGATGGCCTATACCAATTTTCGGTTATGTACGGCAACAAAAGGCCAAAGGTCTCGTCAGGGAAAAAGCTTTCCAATGGAAACATATTGTCACTCCTATCAGATCCGGGATATAAGCTCTGGATAGGAACTGAAGGCCGTGGTTTGTCCATTTTGGATTTAAAGACATTACGCATCAGCCAAACTAAACTTACACCACATAGCGCTACCTATACCGGCGGAGAAACCATACCGTATATGTATAGTGATAAAGATAACCGTAAATGGATAGCCAGATTAAATGGAGGTGTTGTTATTATTGATAGTACAAAAAAGTATTTTCAAACATTCAGTAACAACCCACTTATCCAAAACAGCCTGATCCACGATTATGTATCCTGCCTGGATGAGAAAGTTAGCGGCGACATTTGGGTTGGAACTGATGGAGGCGGCATGAGCTTGTACTCCACAAAAACAAATAGCTTTACCCATTTCAGTCATGATCCAGCCAAATCAAATTCGTTAAGCAGCAACCTGGTTACAAGCATATTAACAGACAGAAAAGGAAATACCTGGATAAGTACTTTTGGTGGCGGCATTAACAGGTACAATGAAAAGACCCGATCCTTTAAGAGATATCATTGTATGAACAACGAAGGCCCGGAGAGTAATTATATCTGGCTTATTTACCAGGATCATAAAGGTATGATTTGGGCAACTGCAGTTGTTGATGGCGGAATATACAGATTAAATGCTCAAAATGATCAGTTCGAACTCTTTGATGCCAGCCTTTCTGACCTTAATGCAATTAAAGAGGATTCTTTCCATCAGCTCTGGGCGGGCACTTCATACTATTTGATAAAGATCGATACCCGGGCAAAAAAACATATTTATTATCCCGTGGGCAAACCGGTTAGGGCAATATTCGAAGATAGGGACAAAAACCTCTGGCTCGGCACTGAAGGCGGTGGCTTGATACTTTTTGACAAGGTAAATGGAAAAATAAAGGCACAGTTTTCTGATGCAGAAGGTCTGTGTAATAATTCGGTACTTAACATTCTTCAGGATGACAAGGGGTATCTTTGGCTCAGTACTTACAATGGTTTATCCCGGTTCGATCCGGTGCGTAAAACCTTTAACAATTATTATAATGAGAATGGTTTGTCTAGCAATCAATTTTCTTACAATGCCGCTTTGCGACTAAAATCCGGAGAAATGGCATTCGGTAGCGTTAAAGGTTTTACGCTTTTTAATCCAAAAAACTTTCAGGCAAATACGACAAAACTCCCCGCCCCCTATCTGTCATCTGTGTATGTGAACAATCGAATGATTAGCGCAACTGATGAATTTGTAAACCATACCAGTCAAGAAAGGATTTCCGAAATAACCGTACCCTATAATGATGCAGTATTCTCATTTGCTTTTTCTGCTATAGATTTTGCAGACAGAGGAACAATAAAATTTGCATACCACCTGGAAGGAGGCAATAATGGATGGATGGAAACTAAGGCGGCTAACCCGGTCACCTTTCTTCGGTTAACAGATGGTAAATATATCCTACACGTTAAACGCAATAATTATATTGGTGAATGGGGAACAGATAACCGCTTGCTTATTATAAATGTACTTCCACCCTGGTACCGCAGCTGGCTGGCTTACCTTAGCTACGTTATTGTAGGTTCTGCTTTGATATATGCCTACAATGGTTACAGAGTACGTCAGGCCAATCTAAATTACGAAATCAAAACGGCCCACCTAAATGCACAGAAAGAAAAAGAGCTAAACGAGAAAAAATTTGCTTTCTTCACCAATGTTTCACACGAGTTTCGCACACCATTAACCCTGATCATTAATCCGTTAAAAGATTATATGCGTCATCATCCCGGTTCTGGCAGTAAAGGAGGCCTTGATCTTGTTTACCAAAATGCAAAACGATTGTTAAAGCTGGTCGATCAACTACTCCTCTTTCGAAAGGTTGGAGGTGAGAGCGAAGATTTAAGAATTTCGAAACTCCCTTTTTCTGAAATCTGCAAAGAGGTTCACAATAGTTTTGCGGGACAGGCAGCTTTAAAAAACTTAGACTATCAATTTATTTGCCCAGATACTACCGTTGAGTTATATGGCGACAGGGAAAAGATCCAGGCAATCCTTTACAACTTAATTTCTAATGCAATAAAATTTACTAAACCTGATGGCCAAATTATAATGCAGCTATGGGAAAAGGAACATATAGTAGAATTAAGCTTAAAAGACAATGGAATTGGCATTGATGGCGATGTTAAAGAAAAATTGTTCGATCGGTTTTATCAGGTCCGGGAAAACAGCGCTGCTTCGGGATTCGGGATTGGCCTATACCTGGTAAAGCAATTTATGGATCAGCATTGCGGACAGATTTTTTATGAAAGCCTGACTGGAAATGGAACTACATTTTTTCTATCTTTCAAAAAAGGGAAAAGCCATTTTGGAAACTTCCCTATTTCCGAAGATCTGCCATCAGAGATCTACCAAGCCGAAAATCCAGACAAACTGATCCCACCAACATTAAAAACGGATCCAAATCTCCTCCTGAATGCACAGGACCTCATCTTAATTGTAGAGGATAACCAAAGTATCCGGGAATATATCCAGCACATATTTAAGGATGATCACCTGGTTATTACCGCTTCAAGTGGAAAAGAGGGGCTAGAGCAGGCCATGCAACATTTGCCCGATATCATCATCAGCGATGTTCTTATGGAAGATGGAACTGGGTTAGAATTATGTACAGCCATCAAAAATAACCCCTCACTTGGACACATTCCTGTAATTTTATTAACGGCATTATCCGATGCCGAAAACAGGTTAAAAGGTACCCAATGTGGTGCAGATGATTATATTACCAAACCTTTTGAAAAGGAACTGTTAATGGCAAGGGTTAAAGCACTGATTGAAAACCGAACCAAACTCCAGCAATATTTCTACAATGAAATCACATTCAAAAAACAAAACTTCAAAATCTCCCCAGAGTACCGTGAGTTTTTATCAAACTGCATCAATATTATAGAGCGAAATATTGCAGATGAATCTTTTAATATTAAGAAGTTTTCGCAGGAGATTGGCATGAGCCATTCAGGCCTGTACCGAAAGGTAAAATCTATTTCCGGTCAATCAATTGCCGGCTTCATTCGCTTTATCCGACTTAGAAAATCTGCTGAACTCATGGTTGAAACCAACTATAGTATTAAAGAAATCGCCTGGGAAGTTGGTATCAATGACATCAAATATTTCCGTAAACAATTCAGTACATTATTCGGCATGAACCCATCTGACTATATAAAAAACTATAGAAATACACCTAACAAATAA
- a CDS encoding RICIN domain-containing protein: MKNKMLFLKYAGAILIAAVCTISCKKAAEVTPNDPETFNSAITKKKIQAIQAIEIPQALANGTFYIMSKTSSKVIDVPGGQTGNNTSVWQWGGTGGTNQQWKLTALSGGYYSIIGVESNRALTAADNTNGGNIQINDYTGANNQQWQFVALGSNYYRIVNRASGKVLDLWGSSLDDGGDINQYDSHGGENQQWVLVKIKYNGQVGWTWTSTNGVPADVITRITNAMNDACARYNAGADWAARTLSVSYNTGVPTAEANVNGSISFGANTSYQNVRTAMHEMGHCYGVGQTGGWYDLTNGGTYSGTNGIATIRALETPTSNISGGGGHFWPYGLNYDSEWSETNAFRHVKVVRAMDLDGVY, translated from the coding sequence ATGAAAAACAAAATGCTTTTTTTAAAGTACGCGGGTGCGATTTTAATAGCTGCCGTTTGCACTATCAGCTGTAAGAAAGCTGCCGAGGTAACTCCTAATGATCCAGAAACATTTAATTCGGCAATAACCAAAAAGAAAATCCAGGCTATACAGGCTATTGAAATCCCACAGGCACTTGCAAATGGAACCTTTTATATCATGAGTAAAACCAGCAGCAAGGTTATAGATGTGCCCGGAGGCCAAACTGGGAATAATACAAGTGTATGGCAGTGGGGCGGAACAGGTGGTACTAACCAACAGTGGAAACTGACAGCCCTATCGGGTGGATACTATAGCATAATTGGAGTAGAAAGCAATAGGGCGTTAACTGCTGCCGATAATACAAACGGTGGCAATATCCAGATAAATGACTATACCGGTGCCAATAACCAGCAATGGCAGTTTGTAGCATTAGGAAGCAACTACTACCGTATTGTAAACAGGGCAAGCGGAAAGGTATTGGATTTATGGGGTTCTTCACTGGATGATGGCGGCGATATAAACCAGTACGATTCACACGGTGGCGAGAACCAGCAATGGGTTTTGGTGAAAATAAAATATAACGGACAGGTTGGCTGGACATGGACCTCAACTAATGGCGTTCCTGCTGATGTGATTACCAGAATAACAAATGCCATGAATGACGCCTGTGCACGCTATAATGCCGGTGCCGATTGGGCTGCAAGAACCCTTAGTGTTTCGTACAATACTGGTGTGCCAACCGCTGAAGCAAATGTAAATGGCAGTATCAGTTTCGGTGCAAATACAAGTTATCAGAATGTACGTACGGCTATGCATGAAATGGGGCATTGCTATGGTGTAGGGCAAACCGGGGGTTGGTATGACCTAACCAACGGAGGAACATACTCTGGTACGAATGGTATTGCTACTATCAGGGCGTTAGAAACCCCTACCAGTAATATCAGTGGCGGAGGTGGCCACTTTTGGCCTTACGGTCTGAATTATGATTCAGAATGGTCCGAAACAAATGCATTCAGACACGTAAAAGTTGTACGTGCCATGGATTTAGACGGCGTTTATTAG
- a CDS encoding family 43 glycosylhydrolase, with the protein MRSIVLIIALIFVFFKAFSQKVKNPNKFEGYLFAYFEGSGPGNGQEQLRFAASADGLNWSALNQNDPVIKSDTISHSGGIRDPHIVRKEDASGFYITATDMNTHKNGWARNTGIVMLKSSDLGRWTHSAVDLAKEYPATFAKVKWVWAPQTIYDPIAKKYLVYFTIRFEDDEKLDFYCAYANKDFTGFENKPTLMFSPKFGGIDGDIIFKDGIYHFFYKGNTKVGGKEVKNGIQQATSRSLKGPWLEDFKYLDVYAGTSTPVEGSSIFKLNDSPDYVLMYDLYTKGRYEYQKSTDLFNFSDAPLSFTKNFFPRHGSVIGLTAQEACQLNSIWKGIPGELLIPKLPGDRFQFVADGNPIITHQYTADPAAIVDEGKLWLFTGHDAGGKQKTFKMEDWSVFSTTDLKNWTQYAVPLKLSDFTWAKGGDAYAGQVIKRNGKYYWYISTNALGIGVAVSDQAEGPYIDALGKPLLTNKDCYDSKNYWACIDPTVFVDKKGQGWIFWGNSECYYAKLKENMIEIDGAVKRINFEGFNFTEAPWIHEEKGLYYLSYATGFPEKIAYATSKSLEGPWKYQGILNEIAGNSDTNHQAIVEFKNKWYFFYHNGAIQPGGGSNNRSVCVDEIFYNKDGTLKRIMMTSEGVGER; encoded by the coding sequence ATGAGATCTATTGTATTAATTATCGCTTTGATATTTGTTTTTTTTAAAGCTTTTTCACAAAAGGTAAAAAATCCAAATAAATTTGAAGGGTATCTTTTTGCCTATTTTGAAGGATCGGGGCCAGGCAATGGGCAGGAGCAACTTCGGTTTGCAGCCAGTGCCGATGGCTTAAACTGGTCTGCACTGAACCAAAATGATCCGGTAATAAAATCTGATACCATTTCTCATTCTGGTGGCATCCGCGATCCGCACATCGTGAGAAAAGAAGATGCAAGTGGATTTTATATCACGGCAACGGATATGAACACCCATAAAAATGGCTGGGCCAGGAATACAGGAATAGTTATGTTGAAATCTTCAGATTTAGGTCGCTGGACCCATAGTGCTGTTGACCTGGCAAAGGAATATCCTGCAACTTTTGCGAAAGTGAAATGGGTGTGGGCTCCTCAAACGATTTATGATCCGATAGCAAAAAAATACCTGGTGTATTTTACCATCAGGTTTGAGGATGATGAAAAGCTTGATTTTTATTGCGCTTATGCTAACAAAGACTTTACAGGTTTTGAAAACAAGCCAACTTTAATGTTTAGCCCAAAATTTGGTGGCATTGATGGTGACATTATTTTTAAAGATGGGATATACCACTTTTTTTATAAAGGAAATACTAAGGTAGGCGGAAAGGAAGTGAAAAATGGAATCCAGCAGGCCACTTCCCGATCATTAAAAGGGCCATGGTTAGAAGATTTTAAATACCTGGATGTTTATGCCGGAACAAGTACTCCAGTAGAAGGATCAAGTATTTTTAAACTAAATGATTCTCCGGATTATGTACTGATGTATGACCTGTATACAAAAGGCAGATATGAATACCAGAAGAGTACCGATCTGTTTAATTTTAGCGATGCTCCATTGTCATTTACCAAGAATTTTTTTCCTAGACATGGAAGTGTGATTGGGTTAACCGCCCAGGAAGCCTGCCAGTTGAATAGTATTTGGAAAGGTATTCCTGGTGAATTGCTTATTCCTAAACTTCCTGGCGATCGGTTTCAATTCGTTGCTGATGGAAACCCGATTATCACGCACCAATATACAGCAGATCCGGCAGCGATTGTAGATGAAGGAAAATTATGGCTATTTACCGGGCATGATGCAGGTGGAAAACAAAAAACTTTTAAAATGGAAGATTGGTCGGTTTTTTCAACAACTGATCTGAAAAACTGGACACAATACGCTGTTCCGCTTAAGCTCTCCGACTTTACGTGGGCAAAGGGCGGAGATGCTTATGCGGGACAGGTGATTAAGCGCAATGGCAAATACTATTGGTATATCAGCACCAATGCGCTAGGCATAGGTGTTGCGGTTTCAGATCAAGCTGAAGGTCCGTATATAGATGCGCTTGGAAAGCCTTTGCTAACCAATAAGGATTGTTATGACTCCAAAAACTATTGGGCGTGTATTGATCCAACAGTTTTTGTGGATAAGAAAGGGCAGGGCTGGATATTTTGGGGAAATAGTGAGTGTTACTATGCAAAATTAAAGGAAAATATGATCGAAATTGATGGTGCTGTAAAAAGGATCAATTTTGAAGGTTTTAATTTTACCGAAGCGCCATGGATACATGAGGAAAAGGGACTTTATTATCTGTCTTATGCTACTGGTTTCCCTGAAAAAATAGCCTATGCAACGAGTAAGTCTCTTGAAGGTCCATGGAAATATCAGGGTATTTTGAATGAAATTGCCGGAAATAGCGATACCAATCATCAAGCTATCGTTGAGTTTAAAAACAAATGGTATTTCTTTTATCACAATGGGGCCATACAGCCGGGGGGTGGAAGCAATAACAGATCGGTTTGTGTAGATGAAATTTTTTACAATAAAGATGGAACGCTTAAAAGAATAATGATGACGAGTGAGGGAGTAGGGGAGAGATAG
- a CDS encoding DUF4859 domain-containing protein produces the protein MNYLSKLMLHWRISAVFSLLLLLNFTACKKAEIAQDPLSNETSTLTATNLQIYKPQSMQNMDWNATESEWCYARSKQSDHFILFWGKGYGSNNPSASNVDSKYRVDIDDLLAKAESFYNLNVNTLKFVTVGNGTSKLDKYKLIIFLYYEDGWRATGSGYDDTIGALWISPQTCQPVGGTIAHEIGHSFQYQVSGDLGTSHGFRWGFGGNGAGGNAFWEQTAQWQAFTSYPNEIFGGWFDAYLDNYQKHLIHEDYRYSNYMIHQYWAQKRGITVIGKIWRAAQSYEDPIQVYQRLYGLSVSQLNDELYDAATKFVTWDIDNIRTLGASKIGAHHYKMNLMNDGSFQPDPSFCPQTTGYNVVPLEVPAAGTIVTAAFQGLPNASGYNQVDASKAGWRYGFVALSTNGTRSYSTMFTSASGNATFTIPVNCSRLWFVVTGAPTQYNPHAWDDNNTNDEQWPYKVKFQNTSLPGYNNQAPKDIAFAYDLEVNRSTTSYDYATAEIDITKLVSAFQLPKQDIINKIGTDIKFYALEPNNNLNATLTANGYGQWFDANGYVVGYSSANSRVFCEFDAQNFKLSAGQYPNRVNISDKYIMKQALVYTLASGSKVTATFTVNLTIK, from the coding sequence ATGAACTACTTATCAAAATTAATGCTGCATTGGCGAATCAGTGCCGTATTTTCTTTACTCTTATTATTAAACTTTACCGCCTGTAAGAAGGCTGAGATAGCACAGGATCCGCTATCAAACGAAACAAGTACGCTAACGGCAACCAACCTGCAGATTTATAAACCACAATCCATGCAGAATATGGATTGGAACGCTACCGAAAGCGAATGGTGTTATGCCCGTTCTAAGCAATCCGATCACTTTATACTGTTCTGGGGAAAAGGATATGGCAGTAACAATCCATCCGCCTCAAATGTAGATTCAAAATACCGCGTAGATATTGATGATCTGCTGGCCAAGGCCGAATCATTTTACAACCTGAATGTGAATACGTTGAAATTTGTCACTGTTGGAAACGGAACTTCAAAATTGGACAAATACAAATTGATCATCTTTTTATATTATGAGGATGGCTGGCGTGCAACTGGTTCAGGATACGACGATACCATTGGTGCATTATGGATAAGTCCGCAAACCTGCCAGCCGGTAGGTGGTACAATAGCGCATGAGATTGGCCACAGTTTTCAATACCAGGTATCCGGTGATTTAGGTACGTCTCATGGCTTCAGGTGGGGTTTTGGAGGCAATGGAGCAGGGGGAAATGCCTTTTGGGAACAAACGGCACAATGGCAAGCTTTTACCTCTTACCCTAATGAAATTTTTGGTGGCTGGTTTGATGCTTACCTGGATAATTACCAAAAACACCTTATCCACGAAGATTACCGGTACTCCAACTATATGATCCATCAATACTGGGCGCAAAAAAGAGGCATTACCGTTATCGGCAAAATATGGCGGGCGGCGCAGAGCTACGAAGACCCTATTCAGGTTTATCAACGTTTATACGGTCTTTCAGTGAGCCAGCTAAACGATGAATTATATGATGCTGCAACTAAATTTGTAACCTGGGATATTGATAACATCCGCACGCTGGGGGCAAGCAAAATTGGTGCGCATCATTATAAAATGAACCTGATGAACGATGGTTCTTTTCAGCCTGACCCAAGCTTTTGCCCGCAAACAACCGGTTACAATGTTGTGCCCCTAGAGGTGCCTGCTGCAGGCACAATTGTTACAGCTGCGTTTCAAGGCTTACCAAATGCTTCGGGCTATAACCAGGTAGATGCCAGCAAAGCCGGATGGAGGTATGGTTTCGTTGCCTTGTCAACAAATGGTACCCGAAGCTACAGCACCATGTTCACAAGTGCCTCTGGAAATGCAACCTTTACTATTCCGGTCAATTGCAGCCGACTTTGGTTTGTAGTTACTGGTGCCCCTACTCAATACAATCCGCATGCCTGGGATGATAACAATACCAATGATGAACAATGGCCATACAAAGTAAAATTTCAGAACACCAGTTTACCAGGGTACAATAATCAGGCACCTAAAGATATTGCCTTTGCTTACGATCTTGAAGTAAACCGGAGTACCACTTCTTACGATTATGCCACAGCCGAAATTGATATTACTAAACTGGTTTCTGCCTTTCAATTACCTAAGCAAGATATTATCAACAAAATAGGCACCGACATTAAATTTTATGCACTTGAACCTAATAACAACCTGAACGCTACCCTAACAGCTAATGGCTACGGCCAGTGGTTTGATGCCAATGGTTATGTAGTTGGCTACAGTTCAGCTAATTCACGTGTGTTTTGCGAATTTGATGCACAAAATTTTAAGCTGAGCGCTGGTCAGTATCCCAACCGTGTCAATATAAGCGATAAGTATATCATGAAACAGGCATTGGTATACACGTTAGCTTCCGGCAGTAAAGTGACCGCTACCTTCACTGTTAATTTGACCATAAAATAG
- a CDS encoding carbamoyltransferase N-terminal domain-containing protein — MGYILGISAYYHDSAACLLKNAEIIAAAQEERFSRIKNDESFPAEAIKFCLKFANISLAEVDHVVFYEKPFLKFERLLETYVNFAPRGLKSFLKSMPIWLKDKLFIKKNIARALNTIDPNWEKSRTILFADHHHAHAASAFYPSPFEQAVVLTVDGVGEWATTTVSLGSSAQLTLKKEINFPNSIGLLYSAFTYYLGFKVNSDEYKVMGLASYGTPVYKQLIYDHLIDIKADGSFRLNMDYFDYCTGLKMTNKKFNKLFGHPPRAKGEALLAFHKDIASSIQKVTEEIMIKLTQSLYREFAIDNLCIAGGVALNCIVNSAIRQHSGFKQVWVQPAAGDAGGAIGAAYSVYYTHLSGVRNVDPQADGMKQSLLGPSYTLNEVIKALSAYGLNYEKVEHELYYRKIAGYLAEGKVIAYFRGRTEFGPRALGCRSILADPRNSEMKAILNAKIKLRESFRPFAPAILDEFADLYFGEGSKNRYMLFTENYSDNSNGHQASHAVLIPGAVHVDGTARVQIVNQVHHPDFHQVITAFYNLTGCPAVINTSLNVMNEPIASSPEDAICCFLNTEIDILAIEGLLIDKKKIGL, encoded by the coding sequence ATGGGCTATATTCTTGGTATTTCTGCTTATTATCATGACAGCGCAGCATGCCTCTTGAAGAATGCAGAAATTATTGCTGCGGCGCAGGAGGAACGTTTCTCCAGGATTAAAAATGATGAGTCATTCCCTGCAGAAGCGATAAAATTCTGCCTTAAATTTGCCAACATCTCTCTGGCAGAAGTAGATCATGTTGTATTTTACGAAAAGCCATTTTTGAAATTTGAGCGTTTGCTCGAAACTTATGTCAATTTTGCACCCCGGGGATTAAAATCTTTCCTAAAATCGATGCCAATATGGTTAAAGGATAAACTATTCATCAAAAAAAATATAGCCAGGGCGCTTAATACTATAGATCCCAACTGGGAAAAATCGCGCACCATCCTGTTTGCCGATCACCACCATGCCCATGCGGCCTCCGCCTTTTACCCCAGTCCATTTGAACAGGCCGTGGTATTAACTGTAGATGGTGTTGGCGAATGGGCTACAACAACCGTTTCATTAGGAAGTTCAGCACAACTGACTTTAAAAAAAGAAATAAATTTTCCTAACTCCATCGGACTGTTATATTCTGCCTTCACCTATTATTTAGGTTTCAAAGTCAATTCTGACGAATATAAAGTAATGGGTTTAGCTTCTTACGGTACACCGGTATATAAACAACTGATTTATGATCATTTGATTGATATTAAAGCAGATGGTTCTTTCCGCCTTAACATGGATTATTTTGATTACTGTACGGGACTGAAAATGACCAATAAAAAATTCAACAAACTTTTTGGCCATCCACCCAGAGCGAAAGGCGAAGCACTTTTGGCATTTCATAAAGATATTGCAAGCTCCATACAAAAAGTGACTGAAGAGATCATGATTAAACTGACTCAAAGTCTTTACAGGGAATTTGCAATAGATAATCTTTGTATTGCAGGAGGAGTTGCGCTGAACTGCATCGTAAATTCAGCCATCAGACAACATTCTGGTTTCAAACAGGTTTGGGTACAACCTGCAGCAGGAGATGCTGGTGGCGCGATAGGTGCCGCTTACAGCGTATACTATACGCATTTATCTGGAGTTAGAAATGTTGATCCGCAGGCAGATGGAATGAAACAATCACTTTTAGGTCCAAGCTATACCCTGAACGAAGTGATCAAAGCACTCTCTGCCTATGGCCTGAATTATGAAAAAGTTGAGCATGAACTTTATTATCGTAAAATAGCAGGTTACTTAGCCGAAGGCAAAGTAATCGCCTATTTCAGAGGAAGAACAGAGTTTGGGCCAAGAGCACTGGGTTGCCGCAGCATTCTCGCAGACCCTAGAAACAGTGAGATGAAAGCCATACTTAATGCAAAAATTAAGTTAAGGGAGTCCTTCCGTCCGTTTGCCCCGGCTATTTTGGATGAATTCGCAGATTTATATTTTGGTGAAGGCTCAAAAAACCGCTATATGCTATTTACAGAAAACTATTCAGATAATAGCAATGGCCATCAGGCATCCCATGCAGTTTTAATTCCAGGAGCGGTACATGTTGATGGAACGGCCCGGGTTCAGATTGTCAACCAGGTGCATCATCCTGATTTTCATCAGGTAATCACCGCTTTTTACAACCTTACGGGATGCCCTGCAGTGATTAACACCTCCTTAAATGTAATGAACGAACCCATAGCCTCTAGTCCTGAAGATGCAATATGCTGCTTTTTAAATACAGAAATTGATATTCTGGCAATCGAAGGTTTACTGATCGATAAAAAAAAGATTGGGCTTTAA
- a CDS encoding DUF5989 family protein, whose translation MNTLLEFFHFLTQRKKYWLWPLFIILIALGLVLVAAHGSVLAPFIYSLF comes from the coding sequence ATGAATACACTGCTCGAATTTTTCCATTTCTTAACCCAGCGCAAAAAATACTGGTTATGGCCCTTATTTATCATCCTGATTGCATTGGGTTTAGTTCTGGTAGCAGCGCATGGCTCAGTATTGGCCCCATTTATTTACAGTTTATTCTAA